The sequence CGCCTACCCATCCACCCATCCACCCATCCACCCGCCTACCCATCCACCCGCCTACCCATCCACCCATCCACCCATCCACCCGCCTACCCATCCACCCGCCTACCCCCAATGCCCTTCACCCTCACCAACACCATCACCCGGCGTCAGCAACCCTTTATCCCCATCACCCCCGGTCAGGTGACGATGTACTGCTGCGGGGTGACGGTTTACGACGATTGCCACCTGGGCCATGCTCGGTCTTATCTGGGGTGGGATGTGCTGCGGCGATACTTAAGCTGGCGAGGTTACACCGTTCGCTACGTGCAGAACTTTACTGATATTGACGACAAGATTCTCAACCAGGCCACGGCTGAGGGCACGACGATGGCAGCGGTGTCTGAGCGCTATATTCAGCGCTATTTCGAAGATATGCGTCGGCTGAATGTGCTCGATGCCGATGACTACCCCCGGGTGACGGAGCACATTGGGGCGATTCACGAGCTGATTGGCCAGCTAGAGGAGAAGGGCTATGCCTACGCTGCCGAAGGGGATGTCTATTATCGGGTGGGGCAGTTCGCCGACTATGGTCAGCTCTCGGGGCGATCGCAGTCTGCCCTACAGGCCGGGGCCAGCGGTCGCGATCTGGCGGCTACGGCCAAGGCCGACCCAGCTGACTTTGCCCTGTGGAAGGGGGCCAAACCCGGCGAACCCGCCTGGGACTCGCCCTGGGGGCCGGGGCGACCGGGCTGGCACATTGAGTGCTCGGCGATGATTCGGGCGCGGTTGGGGGCTACCATCGATATCCACGGCGGCGGCGGCGATCTGGTGTTTCCCCACCACGAGAATGAGATTGCCCAGTCGCAGGCAGCCAGCGGCAAACCCCTGGCCAACTACTGGCTGCACAACGGCATGGTGACGGTGAACGGGGAGAAGATGTCGAAATCCCTGGGCAATTTCACCACGATTCGCGACCTGCTGGATGGGGGCTGGGCGGAGTACCCGCAGCCGGTAGACCCGATGGTGGTGCGGCTGTTTGTGCTGCAAGGGCACTACCGCAAGCCGCTAGATTTTACCAAGGCTGCGATCGCAGCCTTAATCAATAGCTGGCAAACCTTGAAAGCTGGGCTCCTGTTTGGCGATCGCCACGGTACCCAGATGGGCTGGACCGCCGCTGCCATCCAGTCAGCCCCTCGACAACCCGGCCTGGCTGACCCATGGGTCGAACGGTTTCAAACGGCCATGGATGATGACCTGAATACACCGGGGGCTCTGGCGGTGCTGTTTGAGCTAGCCAAAGGGTTACAGCGGGAAGGAAATCGTCTGGTGCATGAGGGGCAGACCCAAGCCAGCCTTGATCTGCTCTGGCAGCAGTGGCAAACCCTGGTGCACCTGGCCCAGGTGTTGGGGCTAGAGATCGCTACAGACGGCAATGCCGACGCAACAGCTGTGGGTTTAGATAACGATGCGATTGCAGAGCTGATCCAACAGCGCCAGGTCGCCCGACAACAGCAGGACTTTGCCACGGCAGATCAGATTCGCGATCGCCTGGCGGCAATGGGGATTGCGGTGGTTGATCAACTGGATGGAGAAGTCCGTTGGCATCGGCAGCAAATCAACGATAGTGAGCCGAACTATTGCCCATAGGTTTGCAAGGAAACGCTCCACATTTAATATGTTAGCATCTGCAAAGTCCCCAATTAAACATGAATCTTTCCCGACAATACCGGCGCTAACAACAATGTCATATCCATCTAAACCATCTCCTGAGCACTGCGTAACGACCTTCGATGAATTTGTGCGATTGGCAGATTATTCTCTGATGGACACCTTAAATGCCGACCCTGACGCCACGGTCGATGGCGACGATCACCGTGCCCGCCAGGTTTTCTCTGGTCATTTCGTACCTGTGACACCTACGCCGCTGGCAGAACCAGAATATGTAGCCCATAGCAGCACTTTTTTTAAGGAACTTGGGTTGAGCGATGAGCTAGCGCTTGACGAAAAATTTTGCCATGTATTTTCTGGTGATCTCTCTGCGGCCCATGAGCCGATGCGTCAGGTTGGCTGGGCGACGGGTTATGCCCTGTCGATTTATGGCACCGAATATATCCAAAATTGTCCCTTCGGCACGGGCAATGGTTATGGCGATGGTAGGGCAATATCTGTATTTGAAGGAATCATTAATGGCCAGCGTTGGGAAATGCAATTGAAAGGTGGTGGCCCAACGCCTTATTGCCGTGGTGCCGACGGGCGCGCAGTACTCCGGTCAAGTGTGCGTGAGTTTCTAGCGCAAGACTATATGCAGGCTTTAGGTGTGCCAACATCGCGCTCTTTGACCCTGTATGTTTCTAAATCTGAGACCGTTACCCGGCCTTGGTATTCTCAAGACTCCTGCTCCACCGAACCTGATGTTTTGGTGGAGAATCCTGTGGCCATTTCAACTCGCGTTGCCCCCTCCTTTTTGCGCGTTGGTCAGCTAGAGTTATTTGCCCGCCGCGCTCGCAGTAATGCTCATCCAAAAGCATTAGAAGAGTTGCGCATGATTGTGGCGCATTTAATTGAGCGAGAATACAAAAGCGATATTGATCAAACCCTTGGTTTTGCAGATCAATTGGTTGAGTTGGCTAAGTTATTTCGCCAACGTCTTACGACCCTGGTGGCCAATTGGCTACGGGTTGGTTACTGTCAGGGTAATTTTAATAGTGATAACTGCGCCGCTGGTGGCTTTACCCTCGACTATGGACCCTTTGGGTTTTGTGAAATTTTTGACCCTCGGTTTCAACCCTGGACGGGCGGCGGCGAACATTTTGCATTCTTCAATCAGCCCATCGCAGCAGAAGCAAATTATTATATGTTTTGGAAAGCTGTGAGACCTTTGCTGGCAGAAAATACTGATGCTTTAGAACAGTTCGACCACGTAGGCCGTGGCTTTGCAGAAGCCATGCAACAACAAATCCAAAAAATGTGGGCGGCCAAACTTGGCCTGACTGAATTTAACCCAGAGCTATTTAAGACATTAATGCAGTTAATGACTGCCTCAGAGGTAGATTACACCATTTTCTTCCGCGAGTTATCCCATATACCAGGCGATATCTCACCATTGAAAAAGAGCTTCTATGGTAAAACGTCACAACAACTCGATGAACAATGGCAATCTTGGCTAAAAAGCTGGAGCGACCTCGTCATTAACGATGGCAATTTGGCTGAGATATCAGCAAATATGAAACAGACTAACCCGAAATACACATGGCGAGAGTGGTTGATCGTCCCCGCTTACCAACAGGCCATGCAGGGTAACTACACGTTAGTTAAAGAGTTGCAAGCAGTATTTAGCTCTCCATATGATGAGCAATCACAAGAAATAGAAGATAAATACTATCGCCTAAGACCTAGCGCGTTTTCTGATGTTGGTGGCGTGTCGCACTATAGCTGTTCATCTTGATGACTACGCGGCGATGGCCGCAGGCCGGTCTTTGACCATCGCAGACCTGATTCAACAGCGCCAGGTGGCCCGGCAACACCGGGACTTTGCCACAGCAGATCAGATTCGCGATCGCCCGGCGGCAGTGGGCATCATGGTGGTTGATCAACCGGATAGCGACGTGCACTGGCACCGACAGTAAATCACTGACAGAGCAAACGACTTAACTATCCAACGGGCTTCTCACTCCCCGACCGCCCCGATTGAGCACATGGGTATAGATCATCGTGGTTTTGACATCTTTGTGGCCCAGCAGCTCTTGCACCGTGCGGATATCGTAGCCATCTTCGAGCAAGTGGGTGGCAAAACTATGGCGAAACGTATGGCACCCGATCCGCTTAGCAATGCCTGACGCACGGACAGCTTGCTTTAGTGTTTTCTGTACTCCACTCTCATGCAGATGGTGACGGCGAATGATGCCACTGCGAGGGTCACGCGAACGTCCTGTCGAAGGGAATACAAACTGCCATATCCAGGCGCGATCAGCATGGGGGTGTTTACGCTCTAGGGCAAAGGGCAGATAGACCGAGCCATAGCCCTGGCCTAGATCCAACTCGTGTAAGTGCTTTACTTTACGAAAGTGTTCTTGCAATGGCTCAATCAAACTATCGGGCAGCATGGTTACCCGACTTTCGTTCCCCTTGGTGTCACGGGCTACAATCTGCCGCTGAGCAAAATCAATATCCTTGATTCGCAAACTCAGCCCTTCACTGAGCCTCAAACCGCTGCCATACAAAACCCTGATCACCAGCCCGTGAACCCCCGAAATGTTCTTTAAAACAGAGCGAACTTCACCTTTAGTCAGCACTGTAGGCAGATAATTCGAGCGTTTCGCCCGTACAGCGTCCAATGCCCCCAGGTCTTGATTAAGTACATTTCGATACAAAAACAACAGGGCGCTGAAAGCCTGATTCTGAGTTGAAGCCGATACATGCCCTTCTACAGCTAGATGGGTCAAAAATGCTTCGACCTCTGCCCCGCCCATATCTTTTGGATGCTGCTTGTTATGGAAGAGAATGTACCTACGAATCCATCCGACATAGCTTTGCTCAGTTCGATAGGAATAATGCTTTAGACGAATTGCATCGCGAACTTGGTCAAGTAGCTTTCTGGGTCGGGATTCCATGGCGAGGAAGGTAGATATTGGTAGTATTAATGTACCAAATGCTACATCCTTGGCCTGCGTGCTAACCATGAAGATTTGCTGAAGCTATCGGCATATCCCCCCTCAGTAAGCCTATTATGCAGAATAAATTCTGGCTAAACACCTCCATAAGGGTAATTATCACAACTTGATTCGGCATAACACCCTAGTTTGGGCAGATAGCCTGACAGATTTCGGTATAACTCCCGAATTTGGGCAGATAGCCTGACAGATTTCGGTGTAACTCCCCCCAGAGGAGGTGATATGCAACTCTGATTCTGGCTAGCTACTCTGCTATGGGGTGTTAGACGGAATCTAGGAAGGAAAGTCAGTATAAGCAGTAGTTGGGCTGCTTTATATCCCGGTTGTGGCAGTAGCCAGAAAATCCTTAGCTAAAAAATAGCTTTACAATATAGAGCTAATTCTCCAGATTCAAAGTTAACTTATGGCTGGCTTAACAAATTTAGAAATAATGAAAATTGTTAACCGATATATTGGTGTATCTGGTGGTTATCTTGGTGATTTTAGCTATCGAACCCATGCTGACTTTTATCCGGAGTATTGTGAGGAGGATATAGATCCTTATAAATATGAGGGAACTACACGGGAGAGATTTATTGCCATTTTGAGTGAAGCATCACCACAAGTGCAAGCAAAAATTGTACGCGGTGTTTTAGAAAGATTTCCACTAGATACACAAAATTGCCCAGACACAAGAACCAAACAACTGCATGACGAGTTGCTAGAGATCAGCAAGAGATTAGAAGCCTCATCACCAGTCCTAAGTCCTGATTTAAGAATTAATAGTGTAATTGTTGAACGTGCAATTGGGGATGTAGAAGCCTTAATTCAATCTAGTGATGCAGTAAGCGGAGTTGATCGAATTCATACTGCCTTACATGGCTATTTGCGTGCTGCTTGTGATGCTGAAAATATTACGTATGCTAAAGATGACAGTATGACCAAGCTATTCAAATTGCTTCGCCAACATCACCCTGCTCTTCAAAATCTAGGTACACGTTCACAAGACATCGAACGTATTCTCCAAGCATCTGCAAATATCATGGATGCATTGAATCCAATAAGAAATAATGCGAGTGTAGCGCATCCAAATGACGATTTGTTAAACAAGGAGGAAGCAATGCTAGTAATCAACGTAACACGCTCACTACTACATTATCTCGATTCAAAGTTTGTAGTGTAGCGGCAGCCGCCCAACAATTTGGGTGCAGCGGATTGACCGAAGCCGCTTGTCGAGTTGCAAACGTGTCGGCAACCGCTGACCCGAGCCGTTAGCCCGCCAAATCTCGGATAGATGGCTATTTCAAGCTTGGAGGAGCTTAAACTGGGACTTTATTTAAAGGCATGGTACAAAAAAAGTTGAGTCCAAGCTTTAGCAACATATAATCTGTATCAAACAGAGCAATACCGACCCAGCTTTTCATGCAGACTATTCTTACGACACCACCTAGCGTCACACCTTCCGTACAAAACACTTCGGCTACGCTCAAAGACTATGTTCCTCTCTTTCAGTCTTTGGTTTGGTCAATTTTCTGGCTACTGATATTTTTGCTTTTCCGAAGGCAAGTTATCGAACTTCTTGATGTTTTGCGAGAGCAGCTTAAAAAAGGAGCTTCCTTTAAAGTTGGGGTACTAGAACTCTCATCTAGCAATGTTGTAGAAAAAACAGCCGATCTAGGAGATAAAGTAGAGACAGCAGGAAGACCAGATAGGCTTCAACTTTTATTCAAAGCGCAGGGAGTTTCTAAAGGCCGTTTTTTCATAAAAAGTACTAAAGCAATGAAAGTTCCTGGAGGTTGTGTTGTTCAAGTAACCAGTGAGATTCAAAACCCTGATAAGACTTGGAGTATTGCTGAATCTTTAACTTTTGTTCCAGGGGATGTAGTTATTAAAGATGATACAGATAGCGAAGATAAAAAGTCTGGTCATTTTTTGGATAACTCCAATCATTCAGCAGGTTTAGAACAAGTGTGATCTTCATCAGCTATTCTTGGGCAGATTCAGTTTTTGCACGACATATTGCTAGGCAATTAAGTGAGCAGGGACATCAGGTGTGGATAGACTATCAAAACTTAAACTTGACTGAGCCGTTAGCACCTCAGATAGCATCAGCAATTAGAGCGGCAAATTTAGTTTTGGTTGTTAGTTCTCCGCACACTTGGTTATCCCGTTGGGTACAATTTGAACTCTTACTAGCACAATTATGGTGCAAGTCTATTCATGTTATTCGCGTACCCCTTGAAGCGTGTTAAGTTGTTCTTCAAAGAATGGAGCTGTAGACGAAGAGATTTTTAATCAACAATACGCTGGCTAACAATTCGGGTGCAGCGGATTGACAGAAGCCGCTTGGGTGGGATGCAAATGCTCTGGCAACCGCTGACCCGAAACGTTAGCCTTATGTTCGCGGCAACTGGAAATTTTTATGAATGGTAGTGCTCTAATAAGAAAAGCCGTGGTGTCAGACGCTGAAGTCATTTCTGCAGTACACGTCGCCTCAAAACAGACAGCGTACAGAGGGCTTGTGCCAGCGTCGATTTTGTCGGAGCTTTCCATGCCTCAAGCAAATGCCGAACGCCAGGAAAGGTGGCGCAAGATTTTGGCAAGCGATGAAGTCGACGTTTTTGTCGCCGAGCTTGATAAACAGGTCGTCGGTTTTGTGAGCGCGGGTACTACACATGATAATGAAGGGCTCCAAAAGGCTACGGGAGAGATATACGCACTCTACGTTTCTCCCGATCAGCAGCGGGTCGGTATTGGCCGAAAGCTGATTGGCACTGCCTTGCGTGGGCTTGAGAAGCGAGGCTTTAGTGAGGCAACGCTTTGGACGGCTTTGCCATCTGCTCGAAGCTTTTATGAAGCAGTTGGTTTTCGGTTGGACGGTGCCGAAAAAGTGAGCCCTTTGGTTCGTGGATATTACTTGCAGGTCACAGATGTCCGCTACCGTTGTGATTTGGCTAACAAGGCAGTCGAGACGGACCGCTAAACGCGATCGCTCACCTCATCGTTATGCCGACTACTCTGTGGTGGGGGCAATTCGAGAAAGATGGCTCTAGGTATAAAAAACTACCTAGGCCAGGATCTGGGTAGGCGGTAACATTAGTGGGTTACTAATAACCGCCCCGGTGCTACTGCCAATGCCCATCCCCCAAATTGTGATCGACACCAATGTCGTTGTTGCTGGGCTGCGATCTAGGAACGGG is a genomic window of Nodosilinea sp. E11 containing:
- the cysS gene encoding cysteine--tRNA ligase — its product is MPFTLTNTITRRQQPFIPITPGQVTMYCCGVTVYDDCHLGHARSYLGWDVLRRYLSWRGYTVRYVQNFTDIDDKILNQATAEGTTMAAVSERYIQRYFEDMRRLNVLDADDYPRVTEHIGAIHELIGQLEEKGYAYAAEGDVYYRVGQFADYGQLSGRSQSALQAGASGRDLAATAKADPADFALWKGAKPGEPAWDSPWGPGRPGWHIECSAMIRARLGATIDIHGGGGDLVFPHHENEIAQSQAASGKPLANYWLHNGMVTVNGEKMSKSLGNFTTIRDLLDGGWAEYPQPVDPMVVRLFVLQGHYRKPLDFTKAAIAALINSWQTLKAGLLFGDRHGTQMGWTAAAIQSAPRQPGLADPWVERFQTAMDDDLNTPGALAVLFELAKGLQREGNRLVHEGQTQASLDLLWQQWQTLVHLAQVLGLEIATDGNADATAVGLDNDAIAELIQQRQVARQQQDFATADQIRDRLAAMGIAVVDQLDGEVRWHRQQINDSEPNYCP
- a CDS encoding protein adenylyltransferase SelO, which encodes MSYPSKPSPEHCVTTFDEFVRLADYSLMDTLNADPDATVDGDDHRARQVFSGHFVPVTPTPLAEPEYVAHSSTFFKELGLSDELALDEKFCHVFSGDLSAAHEPMRQVGWATGYALSIYGTEYIQNCPFGTGNGYGDGRAISVFEGIINGQRWEMQLKGGGPTPYCRGADGRAVLRSSVREFLAQDYMQALGVPTSRSLTLYVSKSETVTRPWYSQDSCSTEPDVLVENPVAISTRVAPSFLRVGQLELFARRARSNAHPKALEELRMIVAHLIEREYKSDIDQTLGFADQLVELAKLFRQRLTTLVANWLRVGYCQGNFNSDNCAAGGFTLDYGPFGFCEIFDPRFQPWTGGGEHFAFFNQPIAAEANYYMFWKAVRPLLAENTDALEQFDHVGRGFAEAMQQQIQKMWAAKLGLTEFNPELFKTLMQLMTASEVDYTIFFRELSHIPGDISPLKKSFYGKTSQQLDEQWQSWLKSWSDLVINDGNLAEISANMKQTNPKYTWREWLIVPAYQQAMQGNYTLVKELQAVFSSPYDEQSQEIEDKYYRLRPSAFSDVGGVSHYSCSS
- a CDS encoding integron integrase; the protein is MESRPRKLLDQVRDAIRLKHYSYRTEQSYVGWIRRYILFHNKQHPKDMGGAEVEAFLTHLAVEGHVSASTQNQAFSALLFLYRNVLNQDLGALDAVRAKRSNYLPTVLTKGEVRSVLKNISGVHGLVIRVLYGSGLRLSEGLSLRIKDIDFAQRQIVARDTKGNESRVTMLPDSLIEPLQEHFRKVKHLHELDLGQGYGSVYLPFALERKHPHADRAWIWQFVFPSTGRSRDPRSGIIRRHHLHESGVQKTLKQAVRASGIAKRIGCHTFRHSFATHLLEDGYDIRTVQELLGHKDVKTTMIYTHVLNRGGRGVRSPLDS
- a CDS encoding abortive infection family protein; this translates as MAGLTNLEIMKIVNRYIGVSGGYLGDFSYRTHADFYPEYCEEDIDPYKYEGTTRERFIAILSEASPQVQAKIVRGVLERFPLDTQNCPDTRTKQLHDELLEISKRLEASSPVLSPDLRINSVIVERAIGDVEALIQSSDAVSGVDRIHTALHGYLRAACDAENITYAKDDSMTKLFKLLRQHHPALQNLGTRSQDIERILQASANIMDALNPIRNNASVAHPNDDLLNKEEAMLVINVTRSLLHYLDSKFVV
- a CDS encoding toll/interleukin-1 receptor domain-containing protein; amino-acid sequence: MIFISYSWADSVFARHIARQLSEQGHQVWIDYQNLNLTEPLAPQIASAIRAANLVLVVSSPHTWLSRWVQFELLLAQLWCKSIHVIRVPLEAC
- a CDS encoding GNAT family N-acetyltransferase, translated to MPQANAERQERWRKILASDEVDVFVAELDKQVVGFVSAGTTHDNEGLQKATGEIYALYVSPDQQRVGIGRKLIGTALRGLEKRGFSEATLWTALPSARSFYEAVGFRLDGAEKVSPLVRGYYLQVTDVRYRCDLANKAVETDR